A window of Diabrotica virgifera virgifera chromosome 9, PGI_DIABVI_V3a contains these coding sequences:
- the LOC126878443 gene encoding zinc finger protein 239-like: METLPKHSPDRENCMSRQDEGKALDQNMKGANRQRPYECEICFKQFNHSSHLKSHSKVHTGEKPYRCETCLKQFGTTSALKTHLRVHTGEKPYKCEICFKQFNHSSHLKRHSRVHTGETPYKCEICCRQFSQSGILKSHLLIHTGEKPYKCEICFKQFAHKYQLTVHMTVHTREKHHKCEICFKQFSQASNLKQHLRVHTGEKPYKCEICCEHFNKASTLKEHLRIHSGEKPYKCETCLKQFRTARDLKIHLRVHTGDKPYKCEICFKRFNQASSLKTHLRMHSRENHTSEKLA, translated from the coding sequence ATGGAGACACTACCTAAACATTCACCTGATAGAGAAAATTGCATGAGTCGACAAGATGAAGGAAAAGCATTAGACCAAAATATGAAAGGTGCGAATAGACAAAGACCTTACGaatgtgagatttgttttaagcagtttaatcATTCAAGTCATTTGAAAAGTCATTCGaaagtacacactggagaaaagccataCAGGTGTGAAACTTGCTTAAAACAGTTTGGTACTACAAGtgctttgaaaacacatttgagagtgcacactggggaaaaaccgtacaagtgtgagatttgttttaagcagtttaaccATTCAAGTCATTTGAAAAGACATtcgagagtacacactggagaaaccccttacaagtgtgagatttgttgtAGGCAGTTTTCTCAATCGGGTATTTTAAAAAGTCATTTGCTaatacatactggagaaaaaccttataagtgtgaaatttgttttaagcagtttgctCATAAATATCAATTAACTGTTCACATGACAGTTCACACAAGAGAAAAAcatcataagtgtgaaatttgttttaagcaatttagtcaagcaagtaatttaaaacaacatttgagagtgcacactggggaaaaaccatataagtgtgaaatttgttgtgAGCATTTCAATAAAGCAAGTACTTTAAAAGAACATTTAAGAATACACAGCGGAGAAAAACCATATAAGTGTGAAACTTGCTTAAAACAATTTCGTACTGCAAGggatttgaaaatacatttgagagtgcacactggagataAACCAtacaagtgcgagatttgttttaaacgttttaaCCAAGCAAGtagtttaaaaacacatttgagaatGCATAGTAGAGAAAACCATACAAGTGAGAAACTTGCTTAA